The Cellulomonas sp. S1-8 genome has a window encoding:
- a CDS encoding MarR family winged helix-turn-helix transcriptional regulator, giving the protein MTSDTSWLTPAELRAWLGLVAVAELLPAQLDSQLQRDAGLTHFEYQVLAMLSEARDRTLRMSALAQRANATLPRLSHVVRRLEERGLVERAPCAQDRRATNAHLTPAGWDLVVQTAPGHVATARELVVDALTADQVRQLEDLTRTMLQRLDPEGRLAPPLDEVGRA; this is encoded by the coding sequence GTGACCTCCGACACCTCCTGGCTGACCCCCGCCGAGCTGCGCGCCTGGCTCGGGCTCGTCGCCGTCGCCGAGCTCCTGCCCGCACAGCTCGACTCCCAGCTGCAGCGCGACGCCGGGCTCACGCACTTCGAGTACCAGGTCCTCGCGATGCTGTCCGAGGCCCGGGACCGCACGCTGCGCATGTCGGCGCTCGCGCAGCGCGCCAACGCGACGCTCCCCCGCCTCTCGCACGTCGTCAGGCGCCTCGAGGAGCGCGGCCTCGTCGAGCGCGCTCCGTGCGCGCAGGACCGCCGCGCCACCAATGCGCACCTCACGCCCGCCGGGTGGGACCTCGTCGTGCAGACGGCGCCCGGCCACGTCGCCACGGCGCGCGAGCTGGTCGTCGACGCGCTCACCGCCGACCAGGTCCGCCAGCTCGAGGACCTGACCCGCACGATGCTGCAGCGCCTCGACCCCGAGGGGCGCCTCGCCCCGCCGCTCGACGAGGTGGGGCGCGCGTGA